A part of Streptomyces sp. NBC_00557 genomic DNA contains:
- a CDS encoding peptidoglycan-binding domain-containing protein, translating into MRPNVVTRTLVSAAAIAGIAAGSLAGASASFAAAPPAAKPATSTVVPFAVNNLGLTTAEAKNWQRELNGWGYSLTIDGQLGTASWKAAQEVFKSKGWYSGPIDGIVGSGTIKGLQRYLNYYGGYNLKVDGIAGTQTKAAFADYNNY; encoded by the coding sequence ATGCGACCGAACGTTGTGACGAGGACCCTCGTCAGTGCCGCCGCCATCGCCGGTATCGCCGCCGGGAGCCTGGCGGGTGCGAGCGCCAGCTTCGCAGCGGCCCCGCCGGCGGCCAAGCCCGCGACCAGCACCGTCGTTCCCTTCGCCGTCAACAACCTGGGCCTGACCACGGCCGAGGCCAAAAACTGGCAGAGGGAGCTGAACGGCTGGGGGTACTCGCTCACGATCGACGGGCAGTTGGGCACCGCGAGCTGGAAGGCGGCGCAGGAGGTGTTCAAGAGCAAGGGCTGGTACTCCGGCCCCATCGACGGCATCGTCGGTAGCGGGACGATCAAGGGACTGCAGCGCTATCTGAACTACTACGGCGGCTACAACCTCAAGGTCGACGGGATCGCCGGCACGCAGACCAAGGCCGCGTTCGCGGACTACAACAACTACTAG
- a CDS encoding CPBP family intramembrane glutamic endopeptidase → MNPATHQPAAARDVPRKGVTAFLALSFGGTWLWLLVARAGLGLEPLNPLLQLPGFCMPGIAAIAVRRWVTREGFTDAGLRPRFRQAWRFYAVAWVGPPLVAGATLAMSAAVGLWHPDYSGPGGIPGPKEVGAVLALMLVAAVLTPLYAGEEFGWTGYLRPRLFAGRTAPSAVVTGLIWAVWHFPLAFIGYVDFSNVVVGLLVWALSFQLQEIILLWLYQRSGSVWVPSLAHAGNNMVLFLILGSALDKTGPGPVAPLLMALAPLAAICAWIIGGGRLSRDRRVSEPTPARSGEATG, encoded by the coding sequence GTGAATCCGGCGACCCATCAACCCGCCGCTGCCCGGGACGTGCCCCGCAAGGGCGTAACGGCGTTCCTCGCCCTCTCCTTCGGCGGCACCTGGCTGTGGCTGCTGGTCGCGCGGGCGGGCCTCGGCCTGGAGCCGCTCAACCCGCTCCTGCAACTGCCCGGCTTCTGCATGCCCGGGATCGCGGCGATCGCCGTGCGCCGGTGGGTGACCCGGGAGGGGTTCACCGACGCCGGACTGCGACCACGCTTCAGGCAGGCATGGCGCTTCTACGCCGTCGCCTGGGTCGGGCCACCGCTCGTCGCCGGTGCCACGCTCGCCATGTCGGCCGCCGTGGGCCTGTGGCACCCGGACTACTCCGGGCCCGGTGGAATTCCGGGGCCGAAGGAAGTCGGGGCCGTGCTCGCGCTCATGCTCGTCGCCGCGGTCCTCACCCCGCTGTACGCGGGCGAGGAGTTCGGCTGGACCGGCTACCTGCGGCCGCGCCTGTTCGCCGGCCGCACCGCACCCTCGGCCGTCGTCACCGGCCTGATCTGGGCGGTGTGGCACTTCCCGCTGGCCTTCATCGGCTACGTCGACTTTTCGAACGTCGTAGTCGGGTTGCTGGTGTGGGCCCTCTCCTTCCAGCTGCAGGAGATCATCCTGCTGTGGCTGTACCAGCGCAGCGGCAGCGTGTGGGTGCCGAGTCTGGCGCACGCGGGGAACAATATGGTGCTCTTTCTGATCCTCGGCTCCGCGCTCGACAAGACCGGCCCCGGCCCCGTCGCACCGCTGTTGATGGCCCTCGCGCCGCTGGCCGCGATCTGCGCCTGGATCATCGGCGGCGGGAGACTGAGCCGCGACCGGCGGGTTTCGGAGCCGACGCCGGCACGTTCCGGCGAGGCCACCGGCTGA
- a CDS encoding sigma-70 region 4 domain-containing protein: MEIASSTNGLYEAILELPTRQFTVIVLRHLLGYPTKRIARYMGGLYVFRQARRGVLGS; the protein is encoded by the coding sequence ATGGAGATCGCCAGCAGCACCAACGGCCTGTACGAGGCGATCCTGGAGCTGCCTACCCGCCAGTTCACCGTGATCGTCCTGCGCCACCTGCTCGGCTATCCCACCAAGCGCATCGCCCGCTACATGGGGGGCCTCTATGTCTTTCGTCAAGCGAGGCGTGGGGTTCTGGGTTCGTAG
- a CDS encoding class I SAM-dependent methyltransferase — protein MSSPPATTYCSPSPGDRGWPHCTPRSNGCEATASAPTGASPISSGTPRPAERPTPAWSAPTTARNSPPSRSRSAQRLSRSPARSPTWPGGHDDLAGSVAGRRILDVGCGTGPVLEALRDRGAIVTGVEPSIRFSSSRSSRITMRQAASMGVPWSTSSRARATMRSR, from the coding sequence GTGTCTTCGCCTCCCGCCACGACGTACTGCTCTCCATCACCCGGCGACCGCGGCTGGCCGCACTGTACGCCGAGGTCGAACGGCTGCGAGGCGACAGCTTCCGCGCCGACTGGCGCATCACCGATCTCATCCGGCACGCCGCGGCCTGCGGAGCGCCCGACCCCGGCCTGGTCTGCTCCGACGACGGCCCGGAATTCACCGCCCTCGAGGAGCAGGTCCGCGCAGCGCTTGAGCAGGAGCCCCGCTAGGAGCCCGACCTGGCCCGGCGGACACGACGACCTGGCCGGGAGTGTGGCCGGGCGCAGGATCCTCGACGTCGGGTGCGGCACCGGCCCCGTGCTCGAGGCGCTGCGCGATCGCGGTGCCATCGTGACCGGCGTCGAGCCCAGCATCAGGTTTTCTTCGAGTCGGTCTTCGAGGATCACGATGCGGCAGGCGGCCTCGATGGGGGTGCCCTGGTCGACGAGTTCGCGGGCGCGGGCGACGATGCGCAGCCGGTAG
- a CDS encoding alpha/beta fold hydrolase, which yields MPKSAIRLVRFTGRLLLALAAVTTLVVAFLALTALTDGAGSGLAAWLTTLGAGTVLALWRGRHRTWPARLAPFLPVVVAAALTATVCIPTVPTARQYPPALPFVATQHWGLATGSRVAVYHYPPANPATRHPIPLVYLNGGPVRGISVLDHRFLQLLARHGYDVYSYEQAGGGRSDLLPMSQYTISRSVRDLTAFVDRLNKGKVDILGFSSGGVVLTRALADPRVAARLHRAIIAEPGPMDGPTAHITGHKGRKSARGLAPAMTGPRSTHVPRYAVAFGLMRLGLLTPDTGLIGQAEGDNAFTAADLGSDTASAYCARDAHRIPAEDTAQNFSFSPAASLRIQQTVKDSPSIAPQLRQSRTPAMLMIAECSSQVRQWETTVLANDPAIQRTQYMPGVGHHMWNGLDDNNDRAAAVITAFLQDKPAPLPNYPTRDEIPTFLRDHK from the coding sequence ATGCCCAAGTCCGCCATACGCCTCGTCCGCTTCACCGGACGCCTACTGCTGGCCCTGGCCGCCGTCACGACGCTGGTCGTCGCCTTTCTCGCACTGACCGCCCTCACAGACGGGGCAGGCTCGGGGCTTGCCGCATGGTTGACGACCCTCGGGGCCGGGACTGTCCTCGCGCTGTGGCGGGGCCGGCACCGCACCTGGCCGGCGCGGCTCGCGCCGTTCCTGCCCGTGGTCGTCGCGGCGGCGTTGACAGCGACGGTCTGCATCCCGACCGTGCCGACGGCCCGGCAGTACCCGCCCGCCCTACCCTTCGTGGCCACGCAGCACTGGGGCCTGGCCACAGGCAGCCGGGTAGCGGTGTACCACTACCCGCCCGCGAACCCCGCCACCCGGCATCCCATCCCGCTCGTGTACCTCAACGGCGGACCGGTCCGCGGCATCTCGGTGCTCGACCACCGGTTCCTGCAACTCCTGGCACGCCACGGCTACGACGTCTACAGCTATGAACAAGCCGGTGGCGGACGAAGCGACCTGCTCCCCATGAGCCAGTACACGATCTCCAGGTCGGTCCGCGACCTCACCGCCTTCGTCGACCGCCTGAACAAGGGAAAGGTCGACATCCTCGGCTTCTCCTCGGGCGGGGTCGTGCTCACCCGGGCTCTGGCCGATCCGCGCGTCGCCGCACGCCTGCACCGGGCGATCATCGCCGAGCCCGGCCCCATGGACGGGCCCACGGCGCACATCACCGGGCACAAGGGCCGAAAATCCGCACGCGGCCTCGCGCCTGCCATGACCGGGCCGCGATCGACGCATGTCCCGCGGTACGCCGTGGCATTCGGCCTCATGCGACTCGGACTCCTCACCCCCGACACCGGACTGATCGGACAGGCCGAAGGCGACAACGCCTTCACCGCCGCAGACCTCGGCAGCGACACCGCATCCGCATACTGCGCGCGCGACGCGCACCGCATCCCAGCCGAGGACACCGCACAGAACTTCTCCTTCAGCCCCGCCGCCAGCCTCCGCATCCAGCAGACGGTCAAGGACTCACCCTCCATCGCCCCGCAACTGAGGCAGTCCCGGACCCCCGCGATGCTGATGATCGCCGAGTGCTCCTCCCAGGTCCGCCAATGGGAGACCACCGTCCTTGCCAATGACCCCGCCATCCAGCGCACGCAGTACATGCCCGGAGTCGGACACCACATGTGGAACGGCCTGGACGACAACAACGACCGAGCCGCCGCCGTCATCACTGCATTCCTTCAGGACAAGCCAGCCCCCCTGCCGAACTACCCGACCCGCGACGAGATCCCTACCTTCCTGCGTGATCACAAATGA
- a CDS encoding TetR/AcrR family transcriptional regulator C-terminal domain-containing protein: MSGDERSGAKSVDPEQLWLRPAEPRRGRRPSFSRETITAAAVAVADAEGLDAVTMRRVAAEVGAGVMSLYSYAPDKETLLALMVDHVSGELRITDPPSGDWRADLKTVAHLQRAHMLRHPWLPAALTTRHVPGPNTLAFLERVLAVLRPTGLDGAAKLEIFAQITAFVAGHVAHEIAQAAASRSPDRAAAEARYLAAVAADGCHPELAEALSAPGRPLTPDATFTRFLNRLIDGLDTG, encoded by the coding sequence GTGTCCGGTGACGAAAGGTCCGGTGCCAAAAGCGTCGACCCCGAGCAGCTCTGGCTGCGTCCCGCCGAGCCCCGCAGGGGCCGCAGGCCCTCATTCAGCCGGGAGACGATCACAGCGGCGGCCGTCGCTGTGGCGGACGCGGAAGGGCTCGACGCGGTCACCATGCGGCGGGTGGCCGCCGAGGTGGGAGCGGGGGTCATGTCGCTCTACAGCTACGCCCCTGACAAGGAGACGCTTCTGGCACTGATGGTCGACCACGTCAGCGGCGAACTCAGGATCACAGACCCACCCAGCGGCGACTGGCGTGCCGATCTGAAGACCGTGGCCCACCTGCAGCGCGCCCATATGCTGCGCCACCCCTGGCTGCCCGCCGCCTTGACCACCCGTCACGTTCCGGGCCCCAACACGCTGGCCTTCCTGGAGCGCGTGCTCGCCGTCCTGCGGCCCACCGGGCTGGACGGCGCGGCGAAGCTGGAGATCTTCGCCCAGATCACCGCATTCGTGGCCGGGCATGTTGCCCATGAGATCGCGCAGGCCGCAGCCTCACGATCACCGGACCGAGCCGCAGCCGAGGCCCGCTACCTCGCCGCTGTCGCCGCCGACGGCTGCCACCCGGAACTCGCCGAAGCCCTTTCCGCTCCCGGACGCCCCCTCACTCCGGACGCCACCTTCACCCGGTTCCTCAACCGTTTGATCGACGGCCTCGACACCGGCTGA
- a CDS encoding response regulator transcription factor: protein MTGADPTQAETDPPVRVLVVDDDELTRTGLRTLLSAGPDLDVVGEVTDGADVPDAVDRLRPDVVLMDVRMPRVDGIEATRRLRALPDPPKVLVITTFENDSYVWDALRAGAGGFIRKRAPARQIAHAIRLLAFGDSLLFPDAVRRMAVDRPVRQDSSVTAALTARETETLRLMARGLSNQEIAARLFVSPETVKTHVGNVLAKLGAGNRTQAVVMAFETGVADPGT from the coding sequence GTGACTGGCGCCGACCCCACCCAGGCCGAGACAGACCCGCCGGTGAGGGTGCTCGTCGTGGACGACGACGAGCTGACCCGCACCGGGCTGCGGACGCTGCTGTCGGCCGGCCCTGACCTGGACGTGGTCGGCGAGGTCACCGACGGGGCCGACGTGCCCGACGCGGTGGACCGGTTACGACCGGACGTGGTGCTGATGGACGTCAGGATGCCCCGGGTGGACGGCATCGAGGCCACCCGTCGGCTGCGCGCGTTGCCCGATCCGCCCAAAGTCCTGGTGATCACCACGTTCGAGAACGACTCCTACGTCTGGGACGCGCTGCGGGCAGGCGCAGGCGGCTTCATCCGCAAGCGCGCTCCGGCCCGGCAGATCGCGCACGCCATCCGCCTGCTGGCCTTCGGCGATTCCCTGCTGTTCCCCGACGCGGTGCGCCGCATGGCCGTCGACCGTCCGGTACGGCAGGACTCCTCGGTCACGGCCGCGCTCACCGCCCGCGAGACCGAGACGCTGCGGCTGATGGCGCGCGGTCTGTCCAACCAGGAGATCGCCGCGCGCCTGTTCGTCAGTCCCGAGACTGTGAAGACCCATGTCGGCAACGTGCTCGCCAAGTTGGGTGCGGGCAACCGCACCCAGGCGGTCGTGATGGCCTTCGAGACGGGCGTGGCCGACCCCGGGACGTGA
- a CDS encoding TetR/AcrR family transcriptional regulator gives MSRAPHEDPRAARTRARLRAALLAECAERPPAEVAVAALVRRAGVGRATFYVHYDGIEALAVDACADVVRQAVDALHAWRGRPDPVHAPPALREFFTGLAPHAALYRSLLAPGGGGPLGRVLHRDLRARSLEERELAGAADAPLVASAVAATFAGVLADWLHGLLRAAPEEVADQVWQLLVALHRSR, from the coding sequence ATGAGCCGGGCGCCGCACGAGGACCCGAGGGCGGCGCGCACCCGCGCCAGGCTGCGCGCCGCCCTGCTCGCCGAGTGCGCCGAGCGACCGCCGGCGGAGGTCGCCGTGGCCGCGCTGGTGCGCCGGGCCGGGGTGGGCCGGGCCACGTTCTATGTGCACTACGACGGCATCGAGGCGCTGGCGGTCGACGCGTGCGCGGACGTCGTACGGCAGGCGGTGGACGCGCTGCACGCCTGGCGGGGGCGGCCCGATCCCGTCCACGCCCCGCCCGCGCTGCGGGAGTTCTTCACCGGTCTGGCCCCGCACGCGGCCCTGTACCGGTCGCTGCTCGCGCCGGGCGGCGGCGGGCCGCTCGGCCGGGTGCTGCACCGGGACCTGCGGGCCCGCAGCCTCGAGGAGCGCGAACTGGCCGGCGCGGCTGACGCCCCGCTGGTCGCGTCGGCGGTGGCGGCGACCTTCGCGGGTGTCCTCGCGGACTGGTTGCACGGGCTGCTGCGGGCCGCGCCGGAGGAAGTCGCGGACCAGGTCTGGCAGTTGCTGGTCGCACTGCACCGGAGCCGGTGA
- a CDS encoding CocE/NonD family hydrolase — protein MRAAWRGLPAKRYEVGWEPGLVVPAADGSPLITDHYFPRTQGDFPTLLVRSPYGRGLPWSPQYGLLFAEQGFHVILQSCRGTGGSGGMFDLWRNEAADGQATMSWLREQPWFNGTLGTVGPSYLGYVQWALALDPPPELKAMVVQVGLHDPYALFHADGALRLENVLAVGLGMNYQHQGMAPFLKAALRLQRRLRGVTTAQPLRGAYVPALGGELPWLDDVMTHPDAKDTYWDGASLAESAERLRVPTALITGWYDALVDQTFEQYDRLRQAGCETALLVGPWTHTSALQQGWPEVFAESLAWLRAHLCADPSGLRPTAVRVHIGGDNAWRDLDDWPPAAAVTDWYPVPGGHLTQQAPADSAPVTAFRYDPADPTPSLGGPLLSRTAGPRNNAILEARDDVLTFTGPPLTEPMDILGPVSARVSISTDTGHADVFTRLCDVDAQGRSVNICDGFVRLRTAEQVPSQVTVPMSSTAHRFPVGHRIRWQISAGAHPRYARNPGTGESRVDATTFTPVRLTLHADSALVLPGAGLSSATASPTSSPEPPPAEER, from the coding sequence ATGAGGGCGGCCTGGCGAGGTCTGCCGGCGAAACGGTACGAGGTGGGATGGGAACCGGGGCTGGTGGTGCCCGCCGCCGACGGCAGCCCGCTGATCACTGACCACTACTTTCCGCGCACCCAGGGCGACTTCCCCACTCTCCTGGTCCGCTCGCCCTATGGCCGGGGCCTGCCGTGGTCACCCCAGTACGGCCTGCTCTTCGCCGAACAGGGCTTCCACGTGATCCTGCAGAGCTGCCGCGGCACCGGAGGTTCGGGCGGCATGTTCGATCTGTGGCGCAACGAGGCCGCCGACGGCCAGGCCACGATGTCCTGGCTGCGCGAGCAACCCTGGTTCAACGGAACGCTGGGGACCGTCGGCCCCAGTTACCTGGGCTACGTGCAATGGGCCCTCGCTTTGGACCCACCGCCAGAACTGAAGGCAATGGTGGTGCAAGTAGGGCTGCACGATCCCTATGCCCTGTTCCACGCAGACGGGGCGCTGCGCCTGGAGAACGTCCTCGCCGTGGGCTTGGGCATGAACTACCAGCACCAGGGCATGGCACCGTTCCTCAAGGCGGCGCTGCGCCTGCAGCGCCGCCTGCGCGGCGTCACCACCGCGCAGCCCCTGCGTGGGGCGTACGTGCCCGCCCTCGGCGGCGAACTGCCTTGGTTGGACGACGTGATGACACATCCGGACGCCAAGGACACCTACTGGGATGGCGCGTCGTTGGCGGAGTCGGCGGAGCGGCTGCGCGTGCCCACGGCTCTGATCACCGGATGGTACGACGCACTGGTCGACCAGACCTTCGAGCAGTACGACCGGCTGCGCCAGGCCGGATGTGAGACCGCCCTGCTCGTCGGTCCCTGGACCCACACGTCCGCCCTGCAGCAAGGATGGCCCGAGGTATTCGCCGAGAGCCTCGCCTGGCTGCGCGCCCACCTGTGCGCCGATCCCTCCGGTCTGCGTCCCACCGCAGTGCGTGTGCACATCGGCGGCGACAACGCCTGGCGGGACCTCGACGACTGGCCGCCAGCGGCAGCTGTTACCGACTGGTACCCCGTCCCCGGCGGGCATCTCACCCAGCAGGCCCCCGCAGACTCCGCACCGGTGACGGCGTTCCGCTACGACCCGGCCGACCCCACCCCCTCCCTCGGCGGCCCACTGCTCTCCCGCACCGCCGGCCCCCGGAACAACGCCATCCTGGAGGCCCGAGACGACGTCCTGACCTTCACCGGTCCACCACTGACCGAGCCCATGGACATCCTGGGCCCGGTCTCCGCACGGGTGAGCATCTCCACGGACACCGGACACGCCGATGTCTTCACCCGCCTGTGCGATGTGGATGCACAAGGCCGCTCCGTCAACATATGTGACGGGTTCGTCCGACTCCGGACGGCCGAACAGGTGCCCTCACAGGTCACGGTGCCGATGAGCTCCACCGCCCACCGCTTCCCCGTCGGCCATCGCATACGCTGGCAGATCAGCGCAGGCGCCCACCCTCGCTACGCCCGCAACCCCGGCACCGGTGAGTCGCGGGTGGACGCCACCACCTTCACACCGGTGCGCCTCACGCTCCACGCGGACTCGGCACTGGTACTTCCTGGCGCCGGTCTCTCGTCCGCGACTGCTTCACCCACCTCATCCCCTGAGCCACCACCCGCCGAGGAGAGGTGA
- a CDS encoding IS110 family transposase, with the protein MDDIDDVGVFLGLDVGKSAHHGHGLTPAGKKVFDKQLPNSEPKLRAVFDKLTAKFGTVLLIVDQPASIGALPLTVARDAGCKVAYLPGLSMRRTADLYPGEAKTDAKYAAVIADAARTMPHTLRSLELTDEITAELTVLVGFDQDLAAEANRTSNRIRGLLTQFHPSLERVLGPRLDHPAVTWLLERYGSPATLRKAGRHKLVEVIRPKAPRMAQRLIDEVFDALDEQTVVVPGTGTLDLVIPSLARSLAAVHEQRRALEAQIGQLLEAHPLSPVLASIPGVAVRTAATLLVTVGDGTSFPTAAHLASYAGLAPTTKSSGTSVHGEHAPRGGNRQLKRAMFLSAFAALHDPASRTYYDRCRARGKTHTQALLRLARQRINVLFAILRDGTFYEPRTPRLA; encoded by the coding sequence TTGGACGACATCGACGACGTGGGCGTCTTCCTCGGCCTGGACGTCGGCAAGAGCGCCCACCACGGGCACGGCCTCACCCCGGCCGGGAAGAAGGTCTTCGACAAGCAGCTGCCCAACAGCGAGCCGAAACTGCGGGCCGTCTTCGACAAGCTGACCGCGAAGTTCGGCACCGTGCTGCTAATCGTGGACCAGCCCGCCTCCATCGGAGCCCTGCCCCTGACGGTGGCCCGGGACGCCGGCTGCAAGGTCGCCTACCTGCCCGGACTCTCGATGCGGCGGACCGCCGATCTCTATCCGGGCGAGGCGAAGACCGACGCGAAGTACGCCGCAGTGATCGCGGACGCCGCCCGCACCATGCCGCACACCCTGCGCTCGCTGGAGCTGACCGACGAGATCACCGCCGAGCTGACCGTGCTGGTCGGCTTCGACCAGGACCTGGCGGCCGAGGCCAACCGCACCTCGAACCGGATACGCGGCCTGCTCACCCAGTTCCACCCCAGCCTGGAACGCGTCCTCGGACCGCGCCTGGACCACCCCGCGGTGACCTGGCTGCTGGAACGCTACGGATCCCCAGCCACCCTGCGAAAGGCCGGTCGCCACAAGCTGGTCGAGGTGATCCGCCCCAAGGCCCCGCGCATGGCCCAGCGGCTGATCGACGAGGTGTTCGATGCGCTCGACGAGCAGACCGTCGTGGTCCCGGGCACCGGCACCCTCGACCTCGTGATCCCGTCCCTGGCCCGTTCGCTCGCGGCCGTCCACGAACAGCGACGAGCCCTGGAAGCGCAGATCGGACAGCTGCTGGAGGCTCACCCTCTTTCCCCGGTCCTGGCCTCGATTCCGGGGGTCGCGGTCAGGACCGCCGCCACCTTGCTGGTCACCGTCGGCGACGGCACCAGCTTCCCCACCGCCGCCCACCTGGCCTCCTACGCCGGCCTCGCCCCGACCACCAAGTCATCGGGAACCTCGGTCCACGGCGAACACGCTCCACGAGGCGGCAACCGGCAACTGAAACGCGCGATGTTCCTGTCGGCATTCGCCGCACTGCACGATCCCGCCTCCCGCACCTACTACGACCGATGCCGGGCCCGCGGGAAGACCCACACCCAGGCACTTCTCCGCCTGGCCCGCCAGCGGATCAACGTGCTGTTCGCGATCCTCCGCGACGGCACCTTCTACGAACCCAGAACCCCACGCCTCGCTTGA
- a CDS encoding DUF1304 domain-containing protein — protein MEIVANVLVGLVAVLHMYILVLEMFLWQRKPGRGLHGFDPETARATAPLAANQGLYNGFLAAGLVWGLLAADPTGFRVQVFFLSCVVVAGVFGATTANRRILFAQALPGALALAAVLAAR, from the coding sequence ATGGAAATCGTGGCGAACGTGCTGGTCGGCCTGGTGGCCGTGTTGCACATGTACATCCTGGTGCTGGAGATGTTCCTGTGGCAGCGGAAGCCGGGGCGGGGGCTGCACGGGTTCGACCCGGAGACGGCCCGGGCGACCGCTCCGCTGGCCGCCAACCAGGGCCTCTACAACGGCTTCCTCGCGGCCGGACTGGTGTGGGGGCTTCTCGCCGCCGACCCGACCGGCTTCCGGGTCCAGGTGTTCTTCCTGTCCTGTGTGGTGGTGGCGGGCGTGTTCGGCGCCACCACGGCCAACCGCCGCATCCTGTTCGCCCAGGCGCTGCCCGGCGCGCTCGCGCTGGCCGCCGTCCTCGCCGCACGATGA
- a CDS encoding sensor histidine kinase, whose product MAVALALGTPALARRGSVRLANGLLGAGLPAPLREPPSRLDRLRTAAWLVPHMVLGGVVTAVSFCAMLAAVAFPSVWLGGERHMALFGLSLHVSAGWRGAWSLGLTAVCLAVAPGAALGGAAALRPVASVLLGHGRRERMAAAEERMDLLARRNLLAQELHDSIGHTLTTSTIQAAVAVELMDRDPAGARRALTSIEETSRAAMDDLDLVLGMLRDEEPSRAPRPTLADLGPLVEGLRDTGTELVLEVEGDLGQVPATVSREAYRIVQEGLTNALKHGATRIRLRTAVRGGWWELELTNPLGAQPTERQRSGGQGLRGIQDRVRLLRGEMRAQAEAAHGQTGDAGAPNGTAAMAVWRLTVRLPLGAQS is encoded by the coding sequence GTGGCTGTGGCGCTGGCCCTCGGCACCCCGGCGCTCGCCCGGCGCGGAAGTGTGCGCCTGGCCAACGGTCTGCTGGGCGCCGGCCTGCCGGCGCCCTTGCGTGAGCCGCCGTCGCGCCTCGACCGGCTACGCACCGCCGCCTGGCTGGTGCCGCACATGGTGCTGGGCGGCGTGGTGACGGCGGTGTCCTTCTGCGCGATGCTGGCCGCCGTGGCGTTCCCGTCGGTCTGGCTGGGCGGCGAGCGGCACATGGCTTTGTTCGGGCTCTCCCTGCACGTGTCAGCGGGCTGGCGCGGGGCTTGGTCGCTCGGGCTCACCGCGGTGTGCCTGGCGGTGGCACCCGGCGCGGCGCTCGGCGGGGCGGCGGCCCTGCGGCCGGTGGCGTCCGTGCTGCTCGGGCACGGGCGGCGCGAGCGGATGGCCGCGGCAGAGGAGCGGATGGACCTGCTGGCCCGGCGCAACCTGCTGGCGCAGGAACTGCATGACTCGATCGGCCACACCCTCACGACGTCGACGATCCAGGCGGCCGTGGCGGTGGAGCTGATGGACCGTGATCCGGCGGGCGCCCGCCGGGCGCTGACCAGCATCGAGGAGACCTCGCGGGCGGCCATGGACGATCTCGACCTCGTGCTGGGGATGCTGCGCGACGAGGAACCGTCCCGTGCGCCCCGGCCCACGCTCGCCGACCTCGGCCCGCTCGTCGAGGGCCTGCGCGACACGGGCACGGAGTTGGTGCTGGAGGTGGAGGGCGACCTCGGTCAGGTGCCGGCCACGGTGTCGCGGGAGGCCTACCGGATCGTCCAGGAGGGCCTAACCAACGCCCTGAAGCACGGCGCCACTCGGATCCGGCTGCGCACCGCCGTGCGCGGCGGCTGGTGGGAGCTGGAACTGACCAATCCGCTGGGCGCGCAGCCGACCGAGCGGCAGCGGTCGGGCGGCCAGGGGCTGCGCGGCATCCAGGACCGCGTCCGGCTGCTGCGGGGGGAAATGCGGGCGCAGGCCGAAGCCGCGCACGGACAGACGGGGGACGCAGGGGCCCCGAACGGGACCGCCGCGATGGCCGTCTGGCGGCTCACCGTCCGGTTGCCGCTGGGGGCGCAGTCGTGA
- a CDS encoding TetR/AcrR family transcriptional regulator, producing the protein MGRPRTNDEAVKERLVACATEMLATRPRESLTVRAVAAAAEASTTAVYSLFGGKDGLIGAVRDRAVAGLFQDLSTVQTSADPLADLYALAVAYRRWGRGHSHLYTVLFGGVQSFDPSGEVGASDPIRPLLAAIDRALAASVLAGEATSIALSIWATLHGLVTLELAGAFDATTAEAAFRSAIHATLRGWTTSEVFRSLRQAELAP; encoded by the coding sequence GTGGGTAGGCCAAGAACAAACGACGAGGCCGTCAAAGAACGGCTTGTGGCGTGCGCGACCGAGATGCTCGCCACCCGTCCGCGGGAGTCGCTCACGGTCCGCGCCGTGGCCGCTGCTGCCGAGGCGTCGACGACGGCCGTGTACTCCCTGTTCGGTGGTAAGGACGGGCTGATCGGTGCGGTGCGCGACAGAGCCGTCGCCGGCCTGTTCCAGGACCTGTCGACGGTGCAGACCTCCGCGGACCCTCTCGCCGACCTCTACGCGCTGGCCGTCGCCTACCGCCGTTGGGGGCGAGGACACAGCCACCTGTACACGGTGCTGTTCGGCGGTGTGCAGTCCTTCGACCCGTCGGGAGAGGTCGGTGCCAGTGACCCGATCCGTCCACTCCTCGCGGCGATCGATCGCGCCTTGGCGGCGTCCGTCCTCGCAGGCGAGGCGACGTCGATCGCCCTGTCGATCTGGGCCACCCTCCACGGGCTGGTGACTCTTGAACTGGCTGGGGCCTTCGACGCCACCACGGCCGAGGCCGCATTCCGCTCGGCGATTCACGCCACGTTGCGCGGATGGACGACTTCGGAGGTGTTCCGCAGCCTTCGCCAAGCCGAACTCGCTCCTTGA